In a single window of the Leptolyngbya sp. CCY15150 genome:
- a CDS encoding uracil-DNA glycosylase, with the protein MSDPEQIPLFDLLSTPAPPPSVDVDRIPTSAKLPIPPGTYTDLETLGHHCRQCQRCELGGTRIHAVVGRGNPKAPIMIVGEGPGQHEDEAGQPFVGRSGQLLEKILAAVNIDSQQDVYISNIVKCRPPGNRTPTATEMDACRPYLLEQIRLVDPKIILLTGASSVRGLIGDKRGITKIRGQWLEWENRLCMPIFHPAYLLRNASRDKGSPKWLMWQDIQTVRAKLDEIRQIPPKSP; encoded by the coding sequence ATGTCTGACCCTGAACAAATCCCACTCTTCGATCTCCTCTCCACCCCAGCGCCGCCGCCCTCCGTGGACGTAGATCGCATTCCCACCAGCGCCAAACTGCCCATTCCTCCCGGCACCTATACCGATCTGGAGACCTTGGGGCACCATTGTCGCCAGTGTCAGCGCTGCGAACTGGGGGGAACTCGCATCCATGCCGTAGTGGGGCGGGGCAATCCTAAGGCCCCGATTATGATCGTGGGTGAGGGGCCAGGGCAGCATGAAGACGAAGCTGGGCAGCCATTTGTGGGGCGATCGGGGCAGTTGCTGGAAAAAATTCTGGCCGCGGTGAATATCGACAGTCAGCAAGACGTCTACATTTCCAACATTGTCAAATGCCGGCCACCGGGCAACCGCACTCCCACCGCTACGGAGATGGATGCCTGCCGTCCCTACTTGCTAGAGCAAATTCGCCTAGTGGATCCCAAGATCATTTTGCTCACCGGCGCGTCGTCCGTGCGGGGCTTGATTGGCGATAAGCGCGGCATCACCAAAATTCGTGGGCAGTGGCTGGAGTGGGAAAATCGTCTCTGTATGCCCATCTTCCATCCTGCCTACCTGCTGCGCAACGCCTCCCGTGATAAGGGCAGTCCTAAGTGGCTGATGTGGCAAGACATTCAAACCGTGCGGGCTAAGCTCGATGAAATTCGCCAAATTCCGCCCAAGTCCCCGTAA
- a CDS encoding GNAT family N-acetyltransferase, with protein sequence MVDPLTSPYSIAWIANMAELPQGEWDALALPLKTPFLEWHWLNAMETSHSVVPNTGWLPQHLTVWRGRSLVAAAPLYLKGHSYGEFVFDQQWADLAQRMGVQYYPKLLGMSPFTPAEGYRFLIAPGEDEAVLTDLMVHAIDDFCDRNHISACHFLYVDPQWRQMMEQRGFSAWLHHNYVWSNQGYSNFDDYLTSFNANQRRNIKRERKAIEKAGLSMQILTGEQITKPLLSLMYDFYADTCDKFGWWGSKYLTRQFFEQLHHDYRHRVVLVAAFDDQDPRKPTGMSFCLNKGDQLYGRYWGSFQEFDCLHFNACYYAPIEWAIAQGVQTFDPGAGGRHKKRRGFPATPNYSLHRIYSDRLLPILSAYMRQANELEQQEIDGINQELPFKHMGSN encoded by the coding sequence ATGGTGGATCCCCTAACCTCTCCCTATTCCATTGCTTGGATCGCAAACATGGCGGAACTTCCCCAAGGGGAATGGGACGCCCTAGCCCTGCCGCTGAAAACGCCGTTTCTGGAGTGGCATTGGCTAAACGCCATGGAAACCTCCCACAGCGTTGTGCCCAATACTGGCTGGCTGCCCCAGCATTTGACCGTGTGGCGCGGGCGATCGCTGGTGGCCGCCGCACCGCTCTACCTGAAGGGGCATAGCTACGGAGAGTTTGTGTTCGACCAGCAGTGGGCAGACCTGGCCCAACGCATGGGGGTGCAGTACTATCCCAAACTCTTGGGCATGTCGCCCTTTACGCCGGCCGAGGGCTATCGATTTTTAATCGCGCCAGGGGAAGATGAGGCGGTGCTCACCGACCTGATGGTTCATGCCATTGATGATTTTTGCGATCGCAACCATATTTCTGCCTGCCATTTTCTCTACGTCGATCCCCAGTGGCGGCAGATGATGGAGCAGCGAGGCTTCAGTGCTTGGCTGCACCACAACTATGTTTGGAGCAATCAGGGCTACAGCAACTTCGACGATTACTTGACCTCCTTCAATGCCAATCAGCGGCGCAACATTAAGCGGGAACGCAAAGCCATCGAGAAAGCTGGGCTATCGATGCAGATCCTCACGGGAGAGCAGATCACCAAACCGCTGCTCTCGCTGATGTATGACTTCTACGCCGATACCTGCGATAAGTTTGGTTGGTGGGGCAGTAAGTACCTAACGCGACAGTTTTTTGAGCAACTCCACCACGACTACCGCCATCGAGTGGTGTTGGTAGCCGCCTTCGATGACCAAGATCCCCGCAAACCCACGGGGATGTCCTTTTGCCTCAACAAGGGCGATCAGCTTTACGGTCGCTACTGGGGCTCGTTTCAGGAGTTTGACTGCCTGCACTTCAATGCTTGCTACTATGCTCCGATTGAATGGGCGATCGCTCAAGGTGTCCAAACCTTTGATCCAGGCGCAGGTGGCCGACACAAAAAGCGGCGGGGCTTTCCGGCCACGCCCAACTATTCCCTACACCGCATCTACAGCGATCGCCTCCTGCCGATTCTCAGCGCCTATATGCGCCAAGCCAATGAGCTAGAACAGCAGGAAATTGATGGCATTAACCAAGAGTTGCCCTTTAAGCACATGGGCAGCAACTAG
- a CDS encoding DUF4346 domain-containing protein produces the protein MTHPHTPTTHPTAADLAKLDDKLSKRFIELDPEGYFIIYVDREAGLICADHYTNAINEKGLAVDPETGEPLCARGGNAKRLPTQTYKGRTAKELGMAITEAANPCPLSRFDHALYLGREFVRAETALISGHDYVQD, from the coding sequence ATGACCCATCCCCATACACCCACTACCCACCCCACAGCGGCAGACTTGGCCAAGCTTGATGACAAACTCTCCAAACGCTTCATCGAGCTGGATCCAGAGGGATATTTTATTATTTACGTTGATCGGGAAGCCGGACTGATCTGCGCCGATCACTACACCAATGCCATCAACGAAAAAGGTCTAGCCGTCGATCCAGAGACCGGCGAACCCCTTTGCGCCCGAGGTGGCAATGCCAAGCGGCTGCCCACCCAAACCTACAAAGGTCGCACCGCTAAAGAACTGGGCATGGCCATTACGGAAGCAGCCAACCCTTGCCCCCTCAGCAGATTCGACCATGCTCTGTATCTGGGGCGGGAATTTGTGCGCGCAGAGACGGCCTTAATCAGCGGCCATGACTACGTTCAAGACTAG
- a CDS encoding glycosyltransferase: MASAEPSSRPLSPTGCLQPVWERLAPLPHPVYFVTKDPKWQDIVDNPNFLDYPNQFPLESLYERGVNTSDIWTAQAYIDLKQCGLDVHLVPEIIPGQICFIPYYYLKARDWLHKSFVVALYHDCPRPMMCNQRFVINHSQIQSQRLDHFISHRPQPNMKPRNPSRGATIENLVFKGEAYNLFPPFRTPEFLAQLDAMDIRLVMNTEFTGNVFEGWANYRDADVVMAIRNTTHFDTSLKPALKLINAWTAGVPALLSPEPSYQRLRQSSLDYIEVCTPEDAIAALHHLKQNPDLYLAMIENGLRRSQEFTPAQTAMQWHQLLSGPIAAGYAQWLRQSPLQKKLVRPMQYFGQFLLQKREIKRYLHGINHGPRILTERSPSYQLQLPTLEDAKQLWG; encoded by the coding sequence ATGGCTTCAGCAGAACCATCGAGCCGCCCCCTAAGTCCGACTGGATGTTTACAGCCTGTTTGGGAACGATTAGCTCCCCTTCCACATCCGGTATATTTCGTCACAAAAGACCCGAAATGGCAGGATATTGTTGATAATCCTAATTTTTTAGATTATCCAAACCAATTTCCCTTGGAATCACTCTACGAACGCGGTGTCAATACAAGCGATATTTGGACAGCCCAAGCCTATATTGACCTGAAGCAATGTGGTTTAGATGTTCATCTAGTTCCTGAGATTATTCCAGGACAAATTTGCTTCATACCTTACTATTACTTGAAAGCACGCGATTGGTTGCATAAAAGCTTTGTAGTAGCGTTATATCACGATTGTCCACGCCCTATGATGTGCAATCAGCGCTTTGTTATCAATCATTCCCAAATTCAATCTCAGAGGCTGGATCACTTCATTTCCCATCGTCCCCAACCTAATATGAAACCAAGGAATCCATCTAGAGGGGCTACGATTGAAAATCTGGTGTTTAAGGGGGAGGCGTACAATCTATTTCCACCCTTTAGAACCCCTGAGTTTTTAGCCCAGCTAGATGCAATGGACATTCGCCTAGTTATGAACACAGAGTTTACGGGAAATGTCTTTGAAGGCTGGGCGAACTATCGGGATGCTGATGTGGTGATGGCGATCCGAAACACAACCCATTTTGATACATCTTTAAAACCCGCTCTGAAGCTGATTAATGCTTGGACGGCGGGGGTTCCAGCCTTGCTGAGCCCTGAACCTTCCTATCAACGACTTCGTCAATCTAGTTTGGATTACATTGAAGTCTGCACCCCAGAAGATGCGATCGCCGCACTGCACCACTTAAAGCAGAATCCTGATCTCTATCTAGCCATGATTGAAAATGGGTTGCGTCGGTCGCAAGAGTTCACTCCGGCTCAAACTGCAATGCAATGGCATCAGCTATTGTCTGGCCCAATTGCGGCCGGATATGCACAGTGGCTACGACAGTCCCCGCTGCAGAAAAAATTAGTTCGACCGATGCAATATTTTGGGCAGTTTTTACTTCAGAAACGAGAAATTAAGCGGTATTTGCATGGCATCAATCACGGTCCGCGAATTTTGACTGAGCGAAGCCCATCCTATCAGCTACAGTTGCCGACACTGGAGGATGCGAAACAGCTTTGGGGATGA
- a CDS encoding TPM domain-containing protein codes for MVKSANTASVWTALCKSVLIALVSVFFMLQVGALPAHATGVYSMPSVAAGDPTWVIDEADIISRLNQGKLDRQLAAIAEETGVEVRFVTFHRLDYGETAQSFADQLFETWFPTTDSQANQVVLVLDNVTNTTAIHADASVSDRLTAEIAESVAQETLQVPIRDGNKYNQAFLDAGDRLLAVLTGQPDPGPPVVEVTIQTEGTYAKAEETDQNSSTVIIVGFLIAATVIPMVTYYIYVR; via the coding sequence ATGGTGAAATCTGCTAATACCGCTTCGGTCTGGACAGCTTTGTGCAAAAGCGTTTTGATTGCCTTGGTGAGCGTTTTTTTCATGCTCCAGGTAGGAGCATTGCCAGCCCATGCCACCGGGGTCTACAGTATGCCATCCGTTGCTGCGGGGGATCCCACCTGGGTGATTGATGAGGCTGATATCATCAGTCGCTTAAACCAAGGCAAGCTCGATCGCCAACTGGCAGCGATCGCTGAAGAGACTGGCGTTGAGGTTCGCTTCGTCACCTTTCACCGTTTAGACTATGGTGAAACGGCCCAAAGTTTTGCCGATCAGTTGTTTGAAACCTGGTTTCCCACGACAGACTCCCAAGCCAACCAAGTTGTCCTAGTGCTGGATAATGTCACTAACACCACCGCCATCCATGCCGATGCGTCGGTGAGCGATCGGCTAACCGCAGAGATTGCTGAGAGCGTTGCGCAAGAAACGCTGCAAGTGCCCATTCGCGATGGCAACAAATACAACCAAGCCTTTCTAGACGCAGGCGATCGCCTCCTAGCCGTACTGACGGGGCAACCCGATCCCGGGCCGCCAGTGGTTGAAGTCACTATCCAAACCGAAGGCACCTACGCCAAGGCCGAGGAAACGGATCAAAATAGCTCCACGGTGATCATTGTCGGCTTCTTGATTGCCGCCACCGTGATCCCAATGGTCACCTACTACATCTACGTTCGTTAG
- a CDS encoding ABC transporter ATP-binding protein, which yields MVFGEGAQQFQALYNIDLEVARGDIQLLMGPSGSGKTTLLSILGGILHPTSGEVQLLGQTITNLSRKQLSAFRLHSIGFIFQGFNLFPALTAAENIELALKLKGVQKRPAHWEAMMLLDQVGLGDRAHHLPKDLSGGQKQRVAIARALAGNPALIMADEPTAALDSHSGHAVINLLRTLAKDKGCTVLMVTHDPRIIDIADQVTYLEDGRLQAHPTLA from the coding sequence ATGGTGTTTGGGGAAGGAGCCCAGCAGTTTCAAGCCCTCTACAATATTGACCTAGAGGTGGCGCGGGGCGATATCCAGCTTTTGATGGGCCCATCCGGGTCAGGCAAAACCACGCTGCTCTCCATCCTAGGCGGAATTTTACACCCCACATCCGGAGAGGTGCAACTCCTAGGGCAAACCATTACCAATCTCTCTCGGAAACAGCTATCTGCCTTCCGCCTCCACTCCATCGGCTTCATCTTTCAGGGGTTCAACCTCTTCCCCGCCCTGACGGCCGCCGAAAATATTGAACTGGCCTTGAAGCTCAAAGGCGTGCAAAAACGTCCAGCTCATTGGGAAGCCATGATGCTCCTAGACCAAGTGGGCTTGGGCGATCGCGCCCATCACTTGCCCAAGGATCTCTCCGGTGGACAGAAGCAACGGGTGGCGATCGCTCGGGCCTTGGCCGGCAACCCAGCGTTGATTATGGCGGATGAGCCCACGGCTGCCCTCGATTCCCACAGCGGTCATGCCGTGATCAACCTGCTGCGCACCCTAGCCAAAGACAAGGGCTGCACGGTGCTGATGGTCACCCATGATCCCCGGATCATCGATATTGCTGATCAGGTCACCTATCTAGAAGATGGGCGGCTACAGGCTCACCCCACCTTGGCGTAG
- a CDS encoding L-threonylcarbamoyladenylate synthase — MPHVSFAELVSGARAGQLVSFPTDTVPALASAPAHAEQVFTLKQRSQDKPLILMGAKALDLWPYVTGSESDWLYWQEVAQQHWPGALTLVLPASDRVPTAMNPTNPTSIGIRVPNCAIARHILAQTGPLATTSANRSGEPALQSLEEIAASFPTVLTLHPEAIATLNQELGTSTQPAGLPSTVAQWTGSGWTILRQGGVSL; from the coding sequence ATGCCACATGTATCCTTTGCGGAGCTAGTTTCGGGGGCACGGGCAGGACAGCTCGTGTCCTTCCCCACCGATACCGTGCCCGCTTTGGCCAGCGCTCCGGCCCATGCAGAGCAGGTGTTTACGCTCAAACAGCGGAGCCAAGACAAACCGTTGATTCTCATGGGTGCCAAGGCCCTGGATCTTTGGCCCTACGTGACCGGGAGCGAATCCGATTGGCTCTATTGGCAGGAAGTGGCCCAGCAGCATTGGCCGGGCGCATTGACCCTAGTCTTGCCCGCTAGCGATCGCGTACCGACAGCGATGAACCCCACCAACCCCACCAGCATTGGCATCCGGGTACCCAACTGTGCGATCGCCCGCCACATTCTGGCCCAGACCGGCCCCTTAGCCACCACCAGCGCCAACCGCTCCGGTGAGCCAGCCCTGCAAAGCCTAGAGGAGATTGCAGCTAGCTTCCCCACGGTTTTGACGCTGCATCCAGAGGCGATCGCCACCCTCAACCAAGAGCTAGGGACATCGACACAGCCGGCAGGCTTGCCCTCCACAGTAGCGCAGTGGACGGGCAGCGGCTGGACGATTCTACGCCAAGGTGGGGTGAGCCTGTAG
- the prmC gene encoding peptide chain release factor N(5)-glutamine methyltransferase — protein sequence MQLERMMDDRTISGQQLWHWWQGARQAAIASEVPLVELEWLMQELCSIDRLTLRLESFKTRPQVTLDVTLADLDRLWTQRLRDRVPVQYLAGRVRWRRFCLQVSPAVLIPRPETEGMIDLVAAAVQHYPHLAAGAWADLGTGSGAIALALAQLLPEARIYAVDVSAEALAIAQANAVTCGLSDRLQVSQGSWFAGLPPEAMPLSGMVSNPPYIPTALLDELQPEVRDHEPSLALDGGADGLDCIRHLAAIAPRYLKIGGLWLVELMDGQGGAVRSLLQQTGQYDPIDIHLDLAGRQRFALAYRGQ from the coding sequence TTGCAGCTTGAGCGCATGATGGACGATCGCACGATTTCTGGACAACAGCTTTGGCACTGGTGGCAGGGCGCTCGGCAGGCAGCGATCGCCTCGGAGGTGCCTTTGGTTGAACTAGAGTGGCTGATGCAGGAGCTGTGCTCGATTGACCGGCTAACGCTACGGCTAGAAAGCTTTAAAACTCGTCCGCAGGTGACGTTGGATGTGACGTTGGCAGACCTGGATCGCCTTTGGACTCAGCGCTTGCGCGATCGCGTGCCGGTGCAATATCTAGCGGGTCGGGTGCGGTGGCGGCGGTTCTGTCTCCAGGTGTCGCCAGCGGTGTTGATTCCGCGCCCTGAGACAGAGGGCATGATTGATCTGGTGGCGGCGGCGGTTCAGCACTATCCCCATCTAGCTGCCGGAGCCTGGGCCGATCTAGGGACGGGGAGTGGGGCGATCGCCCTGGCTCTGGCCCAGCTTTTGCCCGAAGCCAGGATCTATGCCGTGGATGTTAGTGCTGAGGCCTTAGCGATCGCCCAGGCTAATGCCGTCACCTGTGGTCTAAGCGATCGCCTACAGGTGAGTCAAGGATCCTGGTTTGCAGGGCTGCCGCCGGAGGCTATGCCCCTGAGCGGCATGGTGTCCAACCCGCCCTATATTCCCACGGCGCTGCTGGACGAGCTGCAGCCGGAAGTGCGAGACCACGAACCGAGCCTGGCCCTCGATGGTGGAGCCGACGGGCTAGACTGTATTCGCCATCTAGCGGCGATCGCGCCTCGCTATCTTAAGATCGGCGGGCTTTGGCTGGTGGAATTGATGGATGGGCAGGGAGGGGCCGTGCGATCGCTGCTTCAGCAGACGGGGCAGTATGACCCGATTGATATTCATCTCGATTTGGCTGGACGGCAGCGCTTTGCCCTCGCCTATCGAGGTCAGTAA
- a CDS encoding Tic22 family protein: MRWSTALGIVAGSLAGAILTGTMPALALTEEQVMERLRSVPVFTITDESGSPLVAAPERATDGAASTPVAGVFISQDDAENFLNNLEAQDPALAGSVQVVPVSLAEVYQLAVTSQQESAGVEFVFVPMVAEVESAVDILRTQGQDVNEFEGVPLFIARSLEGEGGFLTIESGQEATAQGEQERFIPIFFQQTQIESMLARLTEAQPSLANSIEIQVINLEGLIETLQTSDNDELNRILLIPPTDSLQYILDSAPQPQ; the protein is encoded by the coding sequence ATGCGTTGGAGTACTGCACTGGGTATCGTTGCTGGATCACTAGCCGGTGCTATTTTGACGGGCACGATGCCGGCTCTAGCTCTTACCGAAGAGCAAGTTATGGAGCGTCTGCGCTCGGTGCCAGTGTTCACGATCACCGATGAAAGCGGGTCTCCCCTTGTGGCTGCTCCTGAACGTGCAACTGATGGTGCAGCCAGTACCCCTGTTGCCGGTGTGTTTATCAGCCAAGATGATGCTGAAAACTTTTTGAACAACTTGGAAGCACAAGATCCGGCTTTGGCTGGGTCAGTGCAAGTTGTGCCTGTGTCCCTCGCAGAAGTGTATCAACTAGCCGTCACAAGCCAGCAAGAGTCGGCAGGCGTTGAGTTTGTCTTTGTGCCTATGGTGGCTGAAGTAGAATCAGCCGTCGATATTCTGCGCACTCAAGGGCAAGATGTAAATGAGTTTGAAGGGGTACCCCTGTTTATCGCTCGTTCTTTAGAAGGAGAAGGGGGCTTCCTCACCATTGAGTCTGGTCAAGAAGCAACGGCTCAAGGAGAACAGGAGCGCTTTATTCCCATTTTCTTCCAGCAAACCCAAATTGAATCCATGCTGGCTCGCCTGACGGAAGCCCAGCCATCGCTTGCCAATTCCATTGAAATTCAGGTGATCAACTTAGAAGGGCTGATTGAAACCCTGCAAACCAGCGATAATGATGAACTCAATCGCATTTTGTTGATTCCTCCCACCGATTCGTTGCAGTATATTCTTGATAGTGCACCTCAACCTCAGTAG
- a CDS encoding HetZ-related protein 2, whose translation MPLAEELMQSWRSRLEADCSDQPPASRESIIRWLFGADLERFDSFGREDLAIAQQAMDYRYRILQQRYLRVHQAQAYKQLLQRLGSLFLIRSKIRTWVALSRDRHRTVMDVLQEVIQEMIQSDRYMGQQMRWISECTPSSRLRNALMLASVEEYCLRPIRNQPLLVYRFVNYLRRSQRAGMTQVPSGDLIRLVSEEITPDDSDNPVSLLDNQALADYQDQQVWTEQQVLRDQVKHQFADYLREQVDPLAAQWLELYLEGQSQEAIATILQVPIKQIYRLREKISYHAVRVFGLKHNPDMVMSWLGTSLKEHSLGLTPEQWTSYWDDLSPTQRRLLDLLKADQPTEAIAKALNLRTNQVVGEWSKLYLKAQELRASG comes from the coding sequence ATGCCATTGGCTGAGGAATTAATGCAAAGCTGGCGATCGCGCCTCGAAGCCGATTGTTCAGACCAGCCCCCTGCTAGCCGAGAAAGCATTATCCGGTGGCTCTTTGGTGCTGATTTAGAACGGTTTGATTCCTTCGGTCGCGAGGATCTGGCTATTGCTCAGCAGGCTATGGACTATCGCTATCGGATCCTGCAGCAGCGCTATTTACGGGTACACCAAGCACAGGCCTACAAGCAACTGCTACAGCGGCTGGGCAGCCTATTCCTGATTCGTAGCAAAATTCGTACCTGGGTGGCCCTGTCCCGCGATCGCCACCGTACGGTCATGGATGTGCTGCAGGAAGTGATCCAAGAAATGATCCAAAGCGATCGCTACATGGGTCAGCAGATGCGCTGGATTTCAGAATGCACCCCCAGCTCTCGTCTGCGCAATGCCTTGATGTTGGCCAGCGTTGAAGAATATTGCCTGCGCCCCATTCGCAATCAACCCCTGCTGGTTTATCGGTTTGTCAACTACCTGCGGCGATCGCAGCGGGCCGGGATGACCCAGGTGCCGTCGGGAGACCTGATCCGTCTGGTGTCCGAAGAAATTACGCCCGATGATTCTGACAATCCGGTCAGCCTGCTAGATAACCAAGCGCTCGCCGACTACCAAGATCAGCAGGTTTGGACGGAACAGCAGGTGCTGCGGGATCAGGTCAAACATCAGTTTGCCGACTATCTGCGAGAACAGGTCGATCCCTTGGCCGCCCAATGGCTAGAACTCTATCTAGAAGGACAGTCCCAGGAAGCGATCGCTACCATCCTGCAGGTGCCCATCAAGCAAATCTATCGCCTGCGAGAAAAAATTAGCTACCATGCCGTGCGGGTGTTTGGGCTCAAGCACAACCCTGATATGGTCATGTCTTGGCTGGGCACCTCCCTCAAGGAGCATAGTTTAGGCTTAACGCCGGAACAATGGACGAGCTACTGGGATGACCTATCGCCCACCCAGCGCCGTCTGCTAGACCTATTGAAAGCCGATCAGCCCACAGAAGCGATCGCGAAAGCCTTGAATTTACGCACCAATCAGGTAGTGGGAGAATGGAGTAAGCTGTACCTCAAAGCTCAGGAACTGCGGGCCAGCGGCTAG
- a CDS encoding dipeptide epimerase, with the protein MQIQVDTFTVHKRFALTISRGTTSTSTNLWLRLRADGLEGWGEAAPFSIGDHHQTTEDLTAGLARLAPLLDKRSPLDLMALEQAMDQVALPSAARAALDMARHDWIGKRIGLPIWQLWGGDRHQIPPTSVTIGISSPEAAQQRLQHWLQSAPVGAVKVKLGSAVGLDADQAMFLALQAIAPPGLKWSVDANGGWSLADALTMSRWLAERGVTYLEQPLDAGQEVDLPMLYERSPLPIFVDESCFTSADIPALADRVHGINIKLMKSGGLTEALRMVHTARACGLQIMLGCYSDSSLSNTAAAQLAPFATHLDLDSHLNLVDDPFVGATLTDGILSPNDQPGLGVERSPQVVI; encoded by the coding sequence ATGCAGATTCAAGTTGATACCTTTACCGTTCATAAACGATTTGCCTTAACCATTAGCCGGGGCACCACCTCCACCTCCACCAATCTGTGGCTACGGCTTAGGGCCGATGGGCTAGAGGGCTGGGGCGAGGCCGCACCGTTTTCCATCGGCGACCATCACCAAACCACGGAGGACCTAACGGCAGGCCTCGCCAGACTGGCTCCTCTCCTAGACAAGCGATCGCCCTTGGATCTCATGGCCCTGGAGCAGGCGATGGATCAGGTTGCTCTGCCTTCGGCGGCCCGAGCGGCCCTGGATATGGCCCGCCATGACTGGATTGGCAAGCGCATTGGCCTGCCGATTTGGCAACTCTGGGGGGGCGATCGCCATCAGATTCCCCCCACCTCCGTCACCATTGGCATCAGCAGCCCGGAGGCGGCTCAACAGCGATTGCAGCATTGGCTACAGTCTGCGCCGGTGGGGGCCGTTAAGGTCAAATTGGGCAGTGCTGTGGGACTGGATGCCGATCAGGCGATGTTCTTGGCCCTGCAGGCGATCGCCCCTCCAGGTTTAAAGTGGAGCGTCGATGCCAACGGCGGCTGGAGCTTGGCCGATGCGTTGACCATGAGCCGATGGCTGGCGGAACGAGGCGTCACCTACCTGGAGCAACCCCTGGATGCTGGACAGGAGGTTGACTTACCGATGCTCTATGAGCGATCGCCCTTACCCATTTTTGTAGACGAGAGTTGCTTCACCAGTGCCGATATTCCTGCCCTTGCCGATCGGGTGCATGGAATCAATATTAAGCTGATGAAGTCAGGTGGCCTCACCGAAGCCCTGCGCATGGTGCATACCGCCCGAGCCTGTGGTCTACAGATTATGTTGGGCTGCTATTCCGACAGCAGTTTATCCAACACCGCCGCCGCCCAACTGGCCCCCTTTGCCACCCATCTAGATTTAGATAGCCATCTCAATCTCGTGGATGACCCCTTTGTGGGCGCAACCCTCACCGATGGGATCCTCAGCCCCAATGATCAGCCAGGCCTAGGGGTGGAGCGATCGCCCCAGGTGGTGATCTAG
- a CDS encoding DUF1611 domain-containing protein, with product MLTPQHRVAILMHDGIKTGRGKTGISLLRYGQMPVVAVIDHQTAGQSLADWTGIQNPAPIVASVNDALAYEPDVLAIGIAPSGGSLPEPLRQEVRAALAAGLSVVNGLHTSLADDPELRSLVTPPQWIWDVRREPEGLSVGSGRARSLPSRRILAVGTDMAVGKMSTGIELHQAALSTGLRSAFVATGQTGLMLGYGGVALDAVRIDFASGAVEQAVLAQGQDCDLVWIEGQGSFFNPASTATLPLLRGSQPTHLVLVHRAGLTHIHNLPQILIPPLSRVVQIYEAVAAAGGAFTAPKIVAVALNTFGLTESDARQAIADVQDETQLPCTDVIRFGSAPILDAILATDPAR from the coding sequence ATGCTCACCCCTCAGCATCGAGTCGCCATCCTGATGCACGACGGCATCAAAACCGGCCGAGGCAAAACCGGCATTTCCCTCCTGCGCTACGGACAAATGCCGGTGGTCGCGGTGATTGACCATCAAACCGCCGGGCAATCCCTAGCAGACTGGACGGGTATTCAAAACCCTGCGCCCATCGTCGCCTCAGTGAACGATGCCCTAGCCTATGAGCCTGACGTGTTAGCCATCGGCATTGCTCCCTCAGGGGGAAGCTTACCGGAGCCGCTGCGCCAAGAGGTGCGGGCGGCCCTGGCCGCCGGCCTATCGGTGGTCAACGGCCTGCACACTAGCCTGGCGGATGATCCAGAGCTGCGATCGCTGGTCACGCCTCCCCAGTGGATTTGGGATGTGCGCCGAGAGCCTGAGGGGTTATCGGTGGGCAGTGGGCGGGCGCGATCGCTCCCCAGCAGGCGAATTCTCGCGGTGGGTACGGATATGGCCGTGGGCAAAATGTCGACCGGCATTGAACTCCATCAAGCGGCCTTGTCTACGGGGTTGCGATCGGCCTTTGTGGCCACCGGGCAAACGGGTCTGATGCTGGGCTATGGCGGCGTGGCTCTAGACGCCGTGCGCATTGACTTTGCCTCAGGTGCTGTGGAGCAGGCGGTGTTGGCCCAGGGGCAAGATTGCGATCTTGTGTGGATTGAAGGCCAGGGCTCCTTCTTTAACCCCGCCTCCACCGCCACCCTGCCGCTGCTGCGGGGCAGTCAGCCCACCCATCTGGTTTTAGTCCACCGCGCTGGTCTCACCCATATTCACAACCTGCCTCAGATCTTGATCCCGCCCCTGTCTAGGGTGGTGCAGATCTATGAAGCGGTGGCCGCTGCTGGCGGAGCGTTTACGGCTCCCAAGATCGTCGCCGTGGCCTTGAATACCTTTGGCTTGACGGAGTCTGACGCCAGACAAGCGATCGCTGATGTGCAGGACGAAACCCAACTGCCCTGTACTGACGTGATTCGGTTTGGCAGCGCTCCGATTTTGGACGCTATTCTGGCCACTGATCCGGCCCGCTAG